A single window of Pungitius pungitius chromosome 20, fPunPun2.1, whole genome shotgun sequence DNA harbors:
- the znf395b gene encoding zinc finger protein 395b isoform X2: MGPEDRARPGPGGTAVHPVGAQARFLPPASGGSDEGPDAQQTLVCTPRCVQAERGSADSRHHKDTTSIQLQEREAASSRTAAPTMHSFRSPESVEMDEIMAAMVLTSLSCSPVVQSPPPNDPRPAGSSSTADMECGGGELSDSGSSGYWSWDHGNVSPAPSPSVTEMDSSPDEGLQMDLEQGEEVHAKKPKSSFRGMYKCLWPSCGKVLTSSVGIKRHIRVLHLGGSDQSQREEDFYYTRISCEAEDFSSALAPLLAPAPAPVLAPAPAPAPAPSQQAPCQASSSHLSWASRGSPPPSGLQIPPAHRPRSNSSSEAGKNRAIPLSQSAPSSFWQIHSEHLYQACSPVQVSEAFRSPGCQGWTPSTSISGHSNTPVVKPRCRSVSVGEQWLQQNRLQPISVSPLRTHCSFRKGRGEAKKCRKVYGVERKDQWCTACRWKKACQRFPD, translated from the exons ATGGGACCTGAGGACAGAGCCAGACCAGGCCCGGGCGGGACGGCAGTCCACCCTGTGGGAGCGCAGGCCCGCTTCTTGCCACCGGCGTCTGGAGGCAGCGACGAGGGGCCCGACGCCCAGCAGACCCTG GTGTGCACCCCGAGGTGCGTGCAGGCGGAGAGGGGGTCCGCGGACAGCCGGCATCACAAGGACACAACATCAAtccagctgcaggagagggaggCCGCTTCCTCGCGTACGGCGGCACCCACAATGCACAG CTTCCGCAGCCCAGAGTCGGTGGAGATGGACGAGATCATGGCGGCCATGGTTCTGACCAGTCTGTCCTGCAGCCCCGTGGTCCAGAGCCCCCCGCCGAACGATCCCAGACCAG CCGGCTCCTCTTCCACCGCCGACATGGAGTGTGGCGGCGGCGAGCTCTCCgacagcggcagcagcggctACTGGAGCTGGGACCACGGCAACGTAAGTCCCGCCCCCTCGCCATCCGTCACAGAGATGGACAGCAGCCCGGATGAAGGCCTGCAAATGGATctggagcagggggaggaggtccATGCCAAAAAGCCCAAG aGCTCTTTCAGAGGGATGTATAAGTGTCTGTGGCCCAGCTGTGGCAAGGTGCTCACGTCTTCAGTTGGAATAAAGAGACACATACGTGTGCTGCATCTGGG TGGGTCGGATCAGTCCCAGAGAGAAGAGGACTTCTACTACACCAGGATCTCCTGTGAGGCCGAGGACTTCAGCTCCGCTCTGGCTCCGCTTCTGGCTCCGGCTCCGGCTCCGGTTCtggctcctgctcctgctcctgctccggCTCCTTCCCAGCAAGCTCCGTGCCAAGCCTCGTCCTCCCATCTGAGCTGGGCCTCCCGCggttcccctcctccctctggccTGCAGATCCCCCCAGCTCACAGGCCCAGGTCCAACTCCAGCTCCGAGGCCGGCAAGAACCGGGCCATTCCGCTCAGCCAGTCGGCCCCCAGCAGCTTCTGGCAGATCCACTCGGAGCACCTCTATCAG GCCTGTAGCCCCGTCCAGGTATCTGAGGCCTTCAGAAGCCCCGGCTGCCAGGGTTGGACCCCTTCCACCTCCATCTCTGGCCACAGTAACACTCCG GTGGTAAAACCTCGGTGTCGGTCCGTCAGCGTTGGGGAACAGTGGCTCCAACAGAACAGGCTGCAACCAATAAGTGTGTCTCCTTTGCGCACTCACTGCTCCTTCAG
- the znf395b gene encoding zinc finger protein 395b isoform X1 — protein sequence MGPEDRARPGPGGTAVHPVGAQARFLPPASGGSDEGPDAQQTLVCTPRCVQAERGSADSRHHKDTTSIQLQEREAASSRTAAPTMHSFRSPESVEMDEIMAAMVLTSLSCSPVVQSPPPNDPRPAGSSSTADMECGGGELSDSGSSGYWSWDHGNVSPAPSPSVTEMDSSPDEGLQMDLEQGEEVHAKKPKSSFRGMYKCLWPSCGKVLTSSVGIKRHIRVLHLGSGSDQSQREEDFYYTRISCEAEDFSSALAPLLAPAPAPVLAPAPAPAPAPSQQAPCQASSSHLSWASRGSPPPSGLQIPPAHRPRSNSSSEAGKNRAIPLSQSAPSSFWQIHSEHLYQACSPVQVSEAFRSPGCQGWTPSTSISGHSNTPVVKPRCRSVSVGEQWLQQNRLQPISVSPLRTHCSFRKGRGEAKKCRKVYGVERKDQWCTACRWKKACQRFPD from the exons ATGGGACCTGAGGACAGAGCCAGACCAGGCCCGGGCGGGACGGCAGTCCACCCTGTGGGAGCGCAGGCCCGCTTCTTGCCACCGGCGTCTGGAGGCAGCGACGAGGGGCCCGACGCCCAGCAGACCCTG GTGTGCACCCCGAGGTGCGTGCAGGCGGAGAGGGGGTCCGCGGACAGCCGGCATCACAAGGACACAACATCAAtccagctgcaggagagggaggCCGCTTCCTCGCGTACGGCGGCACCCACAATGCACAG CTTCCGCAGCCCAGAGTCGGTGGAGATGGACGAGATCATGGCGGCCATGGTTCTGACCAGTCTGTCCTGCAGCCCCGTGGTCCAGAGCCCCCCGCCGAACGATCCCAGACCAG CCGGCTCCTCTTCCACCGCCGACATGGAGTGTGGCGGCGGCGAGCTCTCCgacagcggcagcagcggctACTGGAGCTGGGACCACGGCAACGTAAGTCCCGCCCCCTCGCCATCCGTCACAGAGATGGACAGCAGCCCGGATGAAGGCCTGCAAATGGATctggagcagggggaggaggtccATGCCAAAAAGCCCAAG aGCTCTTTCAGAGGGATGTATAAGTGTCTGTGGCCCAGCTGTGGCAAGGTGCTCACGTCTTCAGTTGGAATAAAGAGACACATACGTGTGCTGCATCTGGG CAGTGGGTCGGATCAGTCCCAGAGAGAAGAGGACTTCTACTACACCAGGATCTCCTGTGAGGCCGAGGACTTCAGCTCCGCTCTGGCTCCGCTTCTGGCTCCGGCTCCGGCTCCGGTTCtggctcctgctcctgctcctgctccggCTCCTTCCCAGCAAGCTCCGTGCCAAGCCTCGTCCTCCCATCTGAGCTGGGCCTCCCGCggttcccctcctccctctggccTGCAGATCCCCCCAGCTCACAGGCCCAGGTCCAACTCCAGCTCCGAGGCCGGCAAGAACCGGGCCATTCCGCTCAGCCAGTCGGCCCCCAGCAGCTTCTGGCAGATCCACTCGGAGCACCTCTATCAG GCCTGTAGCCCCGTCCAGGTATCTGAGGCCTTCAGAAGCCCCGGCTGCCAGGGTTGGACCCCTTCCACCTCCATCTCTGGCCACAGTAACACTCCG GTGGTAAAACCTCGGTGTCGGTCCGTCAGCGTTGGGGAACAGTGGCTCCAACAGAACAGGCTGCAACCAATAAGTGTGTCTCCTTTGCGCACTCACTGCTCCTTCAG